In the genome of Phocoena sinus isolate mPhoSin1 chromosome 15, mPhoSin1.pri, whole genome shotgun sequence, the window tacaggtttatttctggatcctcagttctgttccattgacctagaTGCCTGTCCTCACGCCCACACttctgtcttcattactgtaactttgtgctgggttttgaaattgggaagtgtgggtcctccaattttattctttttcaacattattttggcttttctgggtcttcgcgtttccatgtgaattttagggtCATCTGGTCAATTTCCACAAAAAAGCCAACCAGGATTGTGGGGGGACTGTGTCCAAGCTGTAGACGAGTTTGGGGAGTGTTGCCAAGTCATCATAtcagatttatttcatttttcctaacAGCTTCTTAGCTGCTTTCGGTCGCATCATCTGAAAGGACTGTTATTACGATAGCACGATGTGTTGCTTTTGAAAGTTATGGTTACGCGTTGACGGATACTGGGGTGTTTTCTGGTTTTCTGACGCAGAGAATGACAACAGTAGTTAGCACTTTCCCCTGTTCCCGCGCTGTAGGGTGGGAGGCCAAGGCTGAGGGAAGTAGGGCACGTGTCCCggagcccagggctggggtgtgggCCTGAGCGGTGTGCTGGATACAGCCATGCACATCCTGGGGCTGCAAGTCCCAGAGAGGAGTTACTGAGGCTCCAGTGCTGACGTTCGGGTCTGTGAAGCGGCTGCCGCCATGGCCTGGACCCGTTCCCGTCCAGGACCTCCTGGCCCGAGGCTGAGCCATCGACACCTTGCGTCCCAGGTACCAGCCTCCGAACCTCGCCATCTCCACCCTCTACTGGAAGGCGTGGCCCCTACTGCTGGTCATCGCCGCGTTCAACCCAGAGAACATCGGTGAGCCCCCTCTGGCCAGCCGTGGTCCCCTGGGCCGGTGTTGACCTTTCCCTCTTCTGGGCGTCCTGCATGTCGGGACCTGGAGCAGAGCCTGGCTGGGCACTGGAGGATGGGCGTGGGAGGGGGTGGGTCTTCGGCCGGGAGTCCCAGCTACCACCTGCTGTCGCCTTGCTCCCTAGGCCTGGCCGCCTGGGAGGAGTACCCCACACTGAAGATGCTCATGGAGATGGTGATGACCAAGTAAGTGGCTTGCCGCTCTGGGACCGGGAGGGCGGGCCCACCGGTGCTACGCTGGGAGCGGGGCGCGCTGGGCCTCCCGCTGCTCTGCGGTCTCCCTACTCTGCGCGGCTGCCCCCTCGCTGGACTGGGGGCAGTGGGATCAAGCGACGCCATGTGCTGTGGGGCCCTGGGCCCTCCTGGGCGGCACGCGTGTGTGTGCTGTGCTCCTGCAGCGGGGATGGGTGCAGCCTGCCGGCGCACTCGGGGGCAGCGAGGGTCGCCGCGGGACGCTGGCTGAGGTGGAGCGGAGCCTGAGGCCGTGGCGTGTGGGAACCGTGGGGTCTGGGTGCGGCCCGAGGCTGCACCTGTCCGGGCCGTCCTGTGGCTGTCTCAGGAAGCTAGGTTAGATTTTGAACACGTGACAGGAGTCCAGCTGTTTGTGCCCCCAGAAAGCCACGTGTGTCTTTGAAGCCGTGAGTCAGCCTGGGGTGCCCTGTGTGCCCTGGGCCACCTGGCCTGTTGGAAAGGGTCCAGGGGTCCCATGTGGCCATCCCGGGCAGACGCCGCTCGGGTCCAGGATCCTGACACGTTGGCTGATTTTGGAGGCACCAGCACTCAGCTGTGTGGGAAGAGAGGGTGGCCGGCTGTGGGCTCTGAGGGCTGCCCGCCTCCCTCATGGGGGTCTGACTGTGACCATGTTGCCGAcgcttccccccctcccccccgggTCCCTTCCACAGCCTGACGGCTCGAGCTGGGCCTGGGCGAGGGACGCCGCCCTAAGTTCTGACCCCCGACCCTGAGCGCCGCCTGGTGGCAGCCAGCCTCTGGTGGCCCAGCGACAGGTTCCTCCTGCTTGGTCCCCAGCAATTACTCGTACCCACCGTGCACCCTGACGGACGAGGAGACCCGGACTGAGATGGTCACCCGAGAGCTGCAGGTCTCGCAGCGAGAGAAGCAGGAGATCCTGGCGTTCGAGGGGCACCTGGCCGCTGCGTCCACCAAGCAGACCATCACTGAGAGCAGCAGCCTGCTGCTGTCCCAGCTCACCAGCCTTGAGCCCCAGTATGCGCGGCGCGGAGCTCGGGCCGGGCCCGGGCTGGCAGGGGCGGGCGGGGGTGCCGCGTCCTGGCCGCTGTCCTGGTCCTCCGCGCGGCTGGGCGATGGTGGAGCCGAGAGCCCCCCGTGGCTGGGCCAGGAGGGGAGGGACCGCGGGCCTCGGGGAAGACGGGCAGCTGCCCACAGGTGGGAGGCAGGCGGCCCCGCCCTCACCCGGCACTGTCGACTGGGGAGCAGTGCGCTTGCGGCTTCGACACGCTTGGGTCATGTGGAACTTTCAGAGGGCCGCCCCGGAGGCCTCCCCCTCACGTCCTGGATCAGGTGAAAGGCCTCAACCAGTCCCTCCGCCTCGGGCACCTGCTGTGTCGGAGCCGGAACCCGGACTTCCTCCTCAACATCATCCAGAGGCAGGTGAGTCCCGCTGTGGTCTGGGAGAGGAGGCTGGCtgcaggcgggcgggcggggaACCTTCTAGGGGCGTCAGTGCGCTGCGGCGTTAGCTGAGACCGTGGCCAGAAGAGGGCACACCCGGAGACAGGGCTGCATGGCGACGGGCTCCCGGGCACACACAGGGCCGCCTCGGGAGTCCTCGCTGGGGGCGGGCAGGTGGGTCGGGGGGCCGCGGCAGGCTTAGCCGGAAGAAGCCGTGCGGCTGCCGCCCCGCCCAGGCTTCCTCCCAGTCCATGCCCTGGCTGGCCGACCTGGTGCAGTCCAGCGAGGGCTCCCTGGACGTGCTGCCCGTGCAGTGCCTGTGCGAGTTCCTGCTGCACGACGCTGCCGACGAGCCCGCCtccggggaggaggaggaggagggcgagagcagagagcagaaggCCAAGAAGCGGCAGGTGGgcgcccagccccgccccagccccgcccccgccccccccccccccccccggccctgGAGACCCACCCTGAGGGGCCCCTGTCCCTGCAGAGGCAGCAGAAGCAGCGGCAACTGCTGGGCCGCCTGCAGGACCTGCTGCTGGGCCCCAGGGCCGACGAGCAGACCACGTGTGAGGTGCTGGACTACTTCCTGCGGCGCCTCGGCTCCTCCCAGGTGGCTTCCCGGGTGCTGGCCACGAAGGTGAGGCGGCCGGTCTGACCCGCTCCTCCCCGCGCACCCCTGCTCTCCCCGTTTTTGTTAAGATGGGAATTTTTGCTCACCCAGACTTGTATTCTGGCTGACTCCTGGGCACAGAAAGGCTGCAGTCATGAGCTTCGCAGGGCTCAGAGACCTTTTTCCCCGTGTGGGCCCCCTCCCTGGGTGGTACTGGGAAGCGTCCCGAGAGCAGCTCAGTGGCCGCCTGCCGTGCTTCCCGAGGCGCTGGCGACGGTTTTCCAGGGGAGCCGGCCCGTGCCCCTTCCGCCCCAGGTGAGGTCGCTCCCGGCGCACCACGCCTCTGCCGGGTAGCGGCCCTCGCGCGTGGCTCTGAGGGAGTGGTGGCCCCGAGAACGGCGCGTGTCTGCTTGCAGGGCCTGTCCCTGGTGCTCTCGGAGGGCAGCCTGCGTGACGGGGAGGAGAAGGAGCCCCCCACGGAGGAGGACTCGGGCGACACGGACGCGCTGCAGGGCTACCAATGGCTGCTGCGAGACCTGCCCAGGCTGCCTCTGTTCGACAGCGTCAGGACCACCACCGCCCTGGCGCTGCAGCAGGTGAGGGGCcgcggggcgggcggcgggcTGCACTGCCGGGCATGCGCTCACacgccctccctcccccccactccccaggcCATCCACATGGAGACGGACCCGCAGACCATCAGTGCCTACCTGGTCTACCTGTCCCAGCACACGCCCGTGGAGGAGCAGAGCCAGCACAGCGACCTGGCCCTGGTgaggggggcagggctgggggacacCGACCAGACCAGTCAGGATGCAGGGCCAGCAGGGCCACACCTCGGCTGTGGGCTCTGAGCGCCCAGCTGCCTTGCCGGTGACCCTCTGTCCGGAGCAGGGGTCGAGGGCAGGAGCCCCCAGTGCCCTTGTGATCATCCAGGCCTGGTCGCCTCTGTGGCTCTGGGCTGGGGGAGGCGTGGCTTGGCCAACCCAGGAGGCCAAGGGGCAGGAGGCCAGCCCAGGAGTCTGCGGCTGGGGCCTGCATCCCGCTCCCTGCTGGGGAGGCCCTGTGAGCTGAGCACATGCCCGTTTTCTACTTCGTCTTCCTCTCTTCCGGCCGTCTTTCTTCTGACCTTGCTCCCCTGTTAGCGTGTCAGCTGACAGTGATGGAGGCCCTGGGTCTTTGTAGAATGAGTGAGTGGACGGAGTGAGGGAACGGGCTGAAGACAGAGGTCGGTGGGCGGGGGGATTCTGTCCAAGCCTGGGTTCCTCGTCGAGGGGCTGGACGGTAATAAAAGTCTGGGGCTGGAGGCCTCGCCCTTCTGAGTCTGGTCCAGGGGCCAGCCTGCCCCGCGTCACTGCTGTAGGTTTCAAGTAAACGTGGTGTCCGGCTGTTTGCAGACGGCCTTTCCCTTTGGGTCTTGAGAAGCGTGTGTTACTGTCGCTCGAGGGCAGATGGCGCCGTGCCCCATGCCTCGCGCTCCTCTCCGAGCGAGCGGGGCCGGCCCTCTCCAGGGAGCCTGTCACTTCTTGCTGCCCCTCCCGCCCGCTTGGCACTTGACAGCCCTGCGCGGCTGCGGGGCTCTCCCTGCGCGTGGGCCCTTCCGTCCGTCATCGGCCTGCTGCCCGGTGGCGGGGGGTGGTTGTACAGAGCGGACGTGGCATTGGGGCGGCCTTCCGAGGGGATGGGGCTGTTGGCCAGGCGCGGCTGGAGGGGGCCCCACGCCCTCTGATGCCGCGCTCCCCCAGGACGTGGCCCGGCTCATCGTGGAGCGCTCCACCATCATGTCCCACCTGTTCTCCAAGCGCTCCTGCGGCGCCAGGTCGGACGCCGTGCTGGCCGCCCTGCTCTCCATCTTCTCCCGCCACGTGCAGCGCATGCGCAAGAGCAAGGAGGGCGAGGAGGTCTACAGCTGGGTAAGGCGGGCGGGCGCCCCGGGCCCGGCCCCGTGGCCCTCGCCTCGGCCCGCTCAccgcctcctctccctccagtcGGAGTCGCAAGACCAGGTCTTCCTGCGCTGGACTAGTGGGGAGACGGCCACCATGCACATCCTGGTGGTCCACGCCATGGTCATCCTCCTGACGCTGGGGCCGCCCCGCGGTGAGCAGCCCGCGGGCGGTGGGGCCTGGGTCTCCCGTGGCGGTGGACCCCCTTCCCTGCCCGTCCTGGGGGCGCACGCGAGAGCCTCCACGTGGCGGGACCCCGTGCACTGCCGACCCTTCCGATCCACAGGCTGGGGTGTCCAGACTCCTTGCCTCCTCAGCCCACACGCTGTCCTGTCGTGAGGTGCACGCGGGTATTGCTGGGCACCTCTGTGCCTGCTCCTCTTTGCACTGTGGTTTCCGGAGGTGGAGGTGTCCACACCGGGCTCTCCAGCCGAGGGGACGCTGGTGCCCAGAGCAGTGAGCCCCAGGTCCTCTCCACAGGCCTGGGGTGTGGCCCTCGGCTCGCTGGCCGTGGGCTGTGTCCAGAGCCGGCTGATCCTCCGGCCTCCTGCAACCTCTCTGCCTGGcagcctctccttccctcctccgtGGCTGACGCTGTGggctgctctgccacttacttgtgTCCAGGGGAGGCTGGCCTTGTGCCGGCCTGGCCTGCTGGCTGCCCGGGGCTTTGCGCAGCCTGAGCCCTGGAAGGAGCCGGTTTGGCCAAGCCCACAGAGCCCAGAGAGCCTGCTGGCCCCAGCCTCGCACCGTCCCCTGGGCGGCCGGGCCAGCTCTGCACTTCCGTTTCCTCAGCCGAGGCGGGCCGACGCCGCGGTTGTGAGGATTACACAAGTCAACTGTGCAGAGCCTCTGTCGCCGGGCCGCGCTCAGCTCTTGGTAGATTCTCCTCCATCCTCTGAAGCCCCAGTTCGCACCTGTAAACCGAGGACGTGCTGGCCTTGGCCTTCAGCCTTCAGTGCGGCCGGAGCTCCTAGGGTGGCGAGGTCTGGGAAGGCCTCGCTGAGGCGGCCCTGGTGCTTGCCCTGTCGTCTCTCCCGAAGCTGGTGACGGCGAGTTCCAGGCGCTGCTGGACATCTGGTTCCCGGAGAAGAAGCCCCTGCCCACGGCCTTCTTGGTGGACACGTCGGAAGAGGCGCTGCTGCTGCCCGACTGGCTGAAGTTGCGCATGATCCGCTCGGAGGTTCCGCGCCTGGTGGACGCCGGTACGGCTTGGGCGCGGCTCGAGAGGGCAGAACCGGGCCTTGCCtcctgctgtgggcctgggtgtGTGTTCTAGCTGTTGCCCGTGAGAGAGGACGGCTCGGGGGCCTCTGGTGGGTTCCGGGGCGTCTGTTATTCAGCAGATGTTTGTGGCGCTGTCAGTGCCCTGACAGGTGCCCGCAGGCCCTTGTGGTCAGGCGGGGAGGCTGAGAGCCTCCAGTGAGAAGTGGTGCTGGAGGAGGAACGAAGAAGACCAAGTGGTCCAGGGATtcggaggggaggaggaggggctggggcctcCGAGCTGGTTCTGGGGTGCAGAGTGGCCCCGGGCAGTCCGCAGTGAGGAGGAAGGGCATCCGCCCGTGGTCAGCATGGTATCCAGCAGGGGTGGCAGGCCGGGCAGTTTGGGGGGTGGCTTGGCTTGGGAAGCGCAGCAGGACACACTCAGGGGAGCCTTGACTCTGAGCTGGAGGGAGCGCAGGGCTGGCCCGCAGCCTCAGGACGCAGGGTGGGGGGCCTGAGGACCCAGCAGCCACACTTGGAGCTGCcctctgggccctgggccccgCCAGGCCCCGCGGGCCAGGGTCACCAGGTGGCAGTCGCTGAGTGAGAGCCACCCTCAGCCCTGCAGGACCTGGAGCCCCAGCAGCTGCTGCTGTTCGTGCAGTCCTTCGGCATCCCTGTGTCCAGTATGAGCAAACTTCTCCAGTATCTGGACCAGGCGGTGGCCCACGACCCCCAGACCCTGGAGCAGAACATCATGGACAAGAGTGAGAGCCGGGGTCCTCGCCCGAACACCCCGGGCCCGCCGTGGGGCTGCGGTTGGAGAGCCAGGCTGTGGGTGGAGTGGAACAGCCCCAGGGCAGGGACTGCGAGCAGGAGGGTGGAGCTGCGTCCACCCCTCGGGTtggagggtggagggagctgCGGGCGCTGCCTGATTCTCTGTGGAAAGAGCCTGTCGCCCAGCTTCCCGGGTCCTGGGGAGGCTTGGAGCTCTGCGGGCACCGTGCGGAGGGCTTCCCTCCTCCCTGGGGGCCCGTGTTTACCTGTGGCTGCCCCCCTGCAGATTACATGGCTCACCTGGTCGAGGTCCAGCACGAGCGAGGGGCGTCCGGAGGCCAGACTTTCCACTCCCTGCTCACAGCCTCCCTGCCCGTCCGGCGAGGTACCCACCCATCCCGGCTCGCACGGCCACTCGGGAAGCGTCTGCTTCTGCCCGGCGTCCGGGCTCCTGCTTATGGGCCCACGGGCGAGGCTGGGGGTCCCGGGGAGAGAGCCCTCTGCAGGGCCTGGGAGCCCGCTCCTCTCTGGGCGGTGGGCCGCCGGGCGAGCCCGGCCGTGGTCGGCATGGTCCCCGCCACAGCTGGCCGTGATGGCCTCTCAGCCGCCCTGCTCTTCCTTCCCTGCAGACAGCACGGAGGCACCGAAACCCAAGAGCAGCCCGGAGCAGCCACCGGGCCAGGGCAGGCCCCGGGCCGTGACACAGGTGCGGGTTCTGGGCCCCGAGGACGACCTGGCCAGCATGCTCCTGCAGGTACGGCCCCCTCTGCCCCGGCCCCTCCTCCCGCCTGGAATCCACAGCCAGGGGTTCCCTGGGCACGTGTGTTCTCGCCCCCTCCTCATGGTGACAGGCGCTGCAGAGCAGCGGTGTGCGCTTTCCATCTTCACGCTTACACGCCCGTATGCGCACGTGTGTGCCTTTCCTGGGCCTGTTGCCATGGGCCTCGTCCCAGTCCTTggcccccaccccacgcccctcAGGAGAGTCTGCTGGGGACCGGGCACGCCAGTGCCAACTGCCGGCAGCCTCTGTGGGGTCGGGGTGTGGGCTGAGAGGAGGGCTCTGGGGAAGGCCCCACCTGGCAGCCGCGTGGTCCTGATGGCTGCCTCTCTCCAGATCTTCCCGCTGAGCCCGAGCCCGCGGTGGCAGAGCTCCAGCGCGCGCCCTGTAGCCCTGGCGCTGCAGCAGGCCCTGGGCCGGGAGCTGGCGCGAGTCCGCCAGGGGAGCCCCGAGGTGCCAGGCGTCGCGGTGCGCCTCCTGCAGGCCCTCGCCACCCTGCTGAACTCCCCGCACGGCGGCGCCCTGGTCATGGTCATGCACCAGAACCACTTCCTCGCCTGCCCTCTGATGCGCCAGCTCTGCCAGTACCAGGTAGGCCCTGGCACGGCCCTGCGCCTCGCTCCCCGAGTCCCCGCGCCCGGGCTCTGCCTCGCGTGGCCAAGGCCCCCGTCCCGTCCCCCAGGCTCGGGGCTCCTGTGGCCAGGCCTGCTCGGGCCCCGGCTGACCGGGTGCCCTGACGCTGTCCCGTGGCCTCAGCTCTTGCCCCTAAGTGAAGAGACGCAGCTTTTGCTGCGGGTCTGGGGGTACGTCCCCTGCTCCTGTGACAGAAGCTTCCCGTGAGCATGTTGGGCTTTCACCACGTCCCCCACCTGGTTTCGGTAGTTTTGCCACGTTCGCCTTACTTGCCCCTGTGCGTGCCCACGTGTGTGCTACCTCCTTGGTCGTTTCTCTCTGAGCCCTGTGAGGACAGGAGGCAGCAGACCCCTCATGGGCTGTGGGTATGGGCGCTGGAGGGGCCCCTGCTGTGGCAGGCGGGATGGTTCCGCCCGGCCCTGGTCCTGTCTGAGCCGTGCTGCGCTGTCCCCAGCGCTGTGTGCCCCAGGACACCGGCTTCTCGTCGCGCTTCCTCAAAGTGCTCGTGCAGACCCTGCAGTGGCTGGACAGCCCCGCCGTGGAGGCCGGGCCTCTGCAGGCCCAGCTCAAGCTGTTTGCCGCCCAGTACTCGGCACGGCGCCGGATCAGCGATGGTGAGGCAGGGTTAATGGTGCCGGCGGGGGTCCTGGGCTCTTGGCCGTCGCGTCGGGGGGACCGGGGCCTTGTTCCCTGATGGGTCCCGGGTGGCATCAGGGTGAGTGGGGCCCAGAGGTTTGGGGGTCGGGGCACTGGGAAGGCCCCCCAGGGGGGAGCGTATGTGTGGGAACCGAGGGGAGTCGCCTGCCCGGCACCCCTGGCAAGAGTCCCGTGGGTCACACAGCGCTCCCCTGCAGTGCGGAGCGGGTTCCTGCACCTGGCAGAGGCCCTGACGTTCCGCGGGGACCCGGAAGTGGTCAGCTCCACCATCCGCGCCATCGCGGCCACCCTCAAGTCTGGGGAGGGGTGTGACGTGGAGCCCGAGCTTATCAGCAAAGGTACTCGAGCCCCGGGCGCCCCAAAGACCCCGCCTCGCCGCCCCGCATACAGGTCCCTCTCCTGGGCGCCCCCAGAACAGGGCCCAGGGGCGGGGCTCTCTGTCCTCGCGTCCGGTGGCCCCCCGAGCTGGAGTGACACAGGGGCCCTCTCTGCCCCACCCTCAGTCCTCCGGGGTCTGGTTGCCGTGAGGTCGCCTCACCTGGAGGAGCTGCTGGCCGCGATCTTCTCCGCTGCCTCCACCTTCCCGGCCTCGGGGCCCGTGTCCGTGGTGAGCTCACTGCTGCTGCAGGAGAAGGGGGAGCCCCCGGCCCTGGGGAAGCAGGACTCTGACGGCTGCAGGTGAGCCGGCGGGGCGGTGGCCGGCTGGGAGGGGGAGCGGGGGGCGGCCCTGGCCGGCCGTGTCTGAGCCCACCCCACCTTCCCTGCAGCCTGGAGGCTGTGTGGCTGGGACCCTGCTCGGGGCTCCTTGTCGACTGGCTGGAGATGCTGGACCCCGAGGTGGTCAGCAGCTGCCCTGACCTGCAGCAGCGGCTGCTGTTCTCCCAGAGCACAAAGGTGGGCCTCGTTCGCGCACGGCGCCCTGGGCCCACAGTCCGCCCGGCAGCCCCAGGGTGGGGTTGGCTCTCTTTCAGTTCCAGCAGATCCGAGGCCAGAGTCTCAGTGGCCAGACAGGTCCCATGTTTCCTCTGAGTGGGTCACCACAACTGGCCAGATCTGGCCACGGAGGCgggcgggggggtgggtgggttggTCCTTTGTGGGCTCAGGTCCTCACGGGGCACGAGGCGGTAGGGGGAGTGGAGCTTAGCACCCCGTGACGAGGGGTGGGGTCCTCAGAGGGGTCGGAGCCCACGTCAGGGCTCTGCGGGGGTGGTGGGGTCCCCTAGCTCACCTGGCCGTGGGGAAGGTGAGGAAACGCTGACCAGATGgccggggaggggctgggcatCCCCTGCCTGTGATCCCGCCGCGTGCTGGTGGGTCTGCGCTTCTGAGAGAGGCGGTCACGCTCCCGCGCCCCCCGCCTGCCCAGGTGTTCCCACCCCCAGGGTTTTGCTCGCGTGTCTCCTGGTCTCTGAGGAGTGGATTCGGTTCAGCCCGCGCTTAATCTGCGGAGTGACCGGCCGGGCTGGGTGGCTTCCCGGGCGGGAGCCTCGGGTCTGCCTCGAAACGGACACCTTCCTCTGCTCTGTGCTGGCACACGTGGGCTGTCACCTGCTGACGCTACCTGGCAGAGCCGTCAGCCCGGCGGGGACCATCCCAggtttcctccctccccagggcaaAGGCCATCCTGGCCCGCAGGTGCCGTCTTTCCGACCCTACCTCTTAGCCCTGCTCACGCACCAGTCCAACTGGTCCACGCTGCACCAGTGTATCCACATCCTGCTGGGCAAGAACCGGGAGCAGAGGTGAGTCCCCCAGACCTCTGTCCCCCACCGGCAGGTCTGTTCCTGCCACAGGCAGCGTGGGCCTTGGGGTGCCATGTGGCAGCCGCCCTGCCCAGACTCCTCCAGGAGCCGAGTTCAGAGGGCAGTGTCGGGGGCCTTGGTGGGAGGGATCTGATCCAGCACCCTTCCCCCGGCGTCCTCAGGAACCGAGGCCCTCTTGCCTGGCCCGGTGTCCCTTCTCTGGGTGACCAGCAGGCAGACAGTCGGCTTCCCTGTCCTCCGGTCGCGTGAATGGCTGGCGTCTGTGCTGTGCTGCGGGGGTGCCAGAGGCCCCTGTGCGCGGCTGCGAGCGTGGGGCGGGGCGGGACCGACCTTAGCTTTGCCACTGTGAGCTGCAGAGGGGTCAGGTGGGGCGGCCCGCGGCCCCTGACAGCTGACCTGggccccaccccccgcctccctctgcctggagacaCGCCTGGTGCTCAGCCAGGTCCCCTCGCTTCCTCCAGGTTTGACCCCTCGGCCTCCCTGGACTTCCTCTGGGCCTGCATCCACATTCCTCGAATCTGGCAGGGCAGGGACCAGCGCACCCCTCAGGCAGGTTTTGGGGTGTCCCCCGCCCACAGGGTGGGGTGGCGGGCGGACGTGGCGAGACGCGCCCGGGTCTGACCGGCGGTGCCTGGCTGCAGAAGCGGCGGGAGGAGCTGGTGCTGCGCGTCCAGGCCCCGGAGCTCATCGGCCTGGCGGAGCTGATCCTGGCGGAGGCAGAGGCCAGGAGCCAGGACGGGGACAGCAGCGCCTGCAGCCTTCTCCAGGCCCGCCTGCCCCTGCTGCTCAGCTGCTGCCGCGGTGGTGACGAGGGCGTCAGGAAGGTGACGGCGCACCTGACGAGCTGCATCCAGCAGTGGGCTGACAGGTGAGGGTGCGGGACCCCGGGCTCCGGAGCCCCCGCCTGTCCCCTTGCCCTTGTGCTGGGAGGCCGCCGCTCAGACGTGAGCACCGTGGAAGCGAGCCCAGGCCGCCAGCGGGGGTGGGGTAGGGCCGAGGGGCCTGGCACGCCAGCTCTGCACGCAGTGGGAACAGCGGCTCCCCGGTCCCGTGGCCACCCCGAGTCTGGTCTCTGGTCTCTCGCAGCATGCTGGGCAGGCATTGCCGAGACCTGCTCGTGTACCTCTACCTGCAGCGGCCAGACCTCCGGGTGCCTGTGCCTGGCGTCCTGCTGCACAGCGAAGGGGCCGCCAGCAGCAGCGTCTGCAAGGTAAAGCCCTCCGGGGTCACTGGGGCCGCCTTTGTCCTTCACTTGGAGGTAGAAATGCTAACTTCTCAGGTCTAAAGATAAAACAGGCGCCTGGTGAGTGTCGATGGCACATCTGAGGGCAGAGCCTGCCCTGCCGCCCTCGCCTGTCCGACCTCTCGAAGGGTCTGGAAACGATCTTTTCCTCCTCCAAGAAGTCCTCTGGGTGTGGAGCCGAGGAGAGTGGGTGTCCCCCCTCGTTCCCTGATAAGGGACCGTTGACTGCAACAGGCCGGGTGGTGCGTGTGTGACGGTGTTGCATGCGTCCCAGCACCCCCATCCCTTCCCGGCTGCCTGCCGTGGTGCTGGCCTTTGGCCCAGCGTGGGTCCTCCGTGCGCGGGTCTGCGTGGCATCTGCCTTCACCTCCCTTGGGTGATGGCGGGGGAAGGGGGGTCTGGTGGGCCCCCTGCCCGTGTTCCCTGGGCTGGACCCTGGAGTCGGATCTGCTGCTTGCCCTGCTTCCCGGGACGGGGAGGGAAGTTGATGTTTTTCCAGTTGTGCTTCCTTCCACTTTAGTGTGTTACTTGTTTTGCACTCGTGAAATTATGCTATATCTGTAAGGTTGGTTTTTCTCGTCCAAGCTAACAGGGCTTTTATCCTGTTTGTGCGGAGAGGGTGACCTCACACACCATGTGCTGAGCTTGGCTGGGAGCTCTGGCCACGGCCTCTTGAGCCCCAAGAGCAGCAGAAGGCACTGGGGGAACAGGCGTCTCTGGGTCGCTGCACAGGTCCTTAGGGGCCACACCAGGGCCTTGGGGTCTGGGGGCCTTGGAGCAGGCCGCAGACTGCCCGGGGAGCCCCATCGTAGCCCCTGCGGCGGTGGGCGGCGGACTCGGCGGGGGGCGGACAGGTAGGGTGCGAGGGCTGCAGGCGGCCCCAGCTCTGACCACCCCCGTCCCTCCCAGCTGGACGGCCTCATTCACCGCTTCGTCACCCTCCT includes:
- the INTS1 gene encoding integrator complex subunit 1 isoform X4, producing the protein MNRAKPTTVRRPSAAAKPSGHPPPGDFIALGSKGQATESKTASTLLKPAPSSLPSERKRDAAAALAGASALTGLTKRPKLSSTPPLSALGRLAEAAVAEKRAISPSIKEPSVVPIEVPPAVLLDEIEAAELEGNDDRLEGVLCGAVKQLKVTRAKPDSTLYLSLMYLAKIKPNIFATEGVIEALCSLLRRDASINFKAKGNSLVSVLACSLLMAAYEEDENWPEIFVKVYIEDSLGERIWVDSPHCKTFVDNIQTAFNTKMPPKSVLLQGEAGRSGGELSAGSSPHPSLTEEEDSQTELLIAEEKLSPDQEGQPMPRPRYEELAESVEEYVLDVLRDQLTRRQPIDSVSRNLLRLLTSTCGYKEVRLMAVQKLEMWLQNPKLTRPAQDLLMSVCMNCGTHGPEDVDVISHLIKIRLKPKVLLNHYTLCVRDNLGTTIKFVIFNELSNARNPNNMQTLYAVLQHSSAQAPKFLAMVFQDLLTNKDDYLRASRALLREIIKQTKHEINFQAFCLGLMQERKEPQYLDMEFKERFVVHITDVLAVSMMLGITAQVKEAGIAWDKGEKKNLEVLRSFQNQIAAIQRDAVWWLHTVVPSISKLAPKDYVHCLHKVLFTEQPETYYKWDNWPPESDRNFFLRLCSEVPILEDTLMRILVIGLSRELPLGPADALELADHLVKRAAAVQADDVEVLKVERIQLIDAVLNLCTYHHPENIQLPPGYQPPNLAISTLYWKAWPLLLVIAAFNPENIGLAAWEEYPTLKMLMEMVMTNNYSYPPCTLTDEETRTEMVTRELQVSQREKQEILAFEGHLAAASTKQTITESSSLLLSQLTSLEPQGPPRRPPPHVLDQVKGLNQSLRLGHLLCRSRNPDFLLNIIQRQASSQSMPWLADLVQSSEGSLDVLPVQCLCEFLLHDAADEPASGEEEEEGESREQKAKKRQRQQKQRQLLGRLQDLLLGPRADEQTTCEVLDYFLRRLGSSQVASRVLATKGLSLVLSEGSLRDGEEKEPPTEEDSGDTDALQGYQWLLRDLPRLPLFDSVRTTTALALQQAIHMETDPQTISAYLVYLSQHTPVEEQSQHSDLALDVARLIVERSTIMSHLFSKRSCGARSDAVLAALLSIFSRHVQRMRKSKEGEEVYSWSESQDQVFLRWTSGETATMHILVVHAMVILLTLGPPRAGDGEFQALLDIWFPEKKPLPTAFLVDTSEEALLLPDWLKLRMIRSEVPRLVDAALQDLEPQQLLLFVQSFGIPVSSMSKLLQYLDQAVAHDPQTLEQNIMDKNYMAHLVEVQHERGASGGQTFHSLLTASLPVRRDSTEAPKPKSSPEQPPGQGRPRAVTQVRVLGPEDDLASMLLQIFPLSPSPRWQSSSARPVALALQQALGRELARVRQGSPEVPGVAVRLLQALATLLNSPHGGALVMVMHQNHFLACPLMRQLCQYQRCVPQDTGFSSRFLKVLVQTLQWLDSPAVEAGPLQAQLKLFAAQYSARRRISDVRSGFLHLAEALTFRGDPEVVSSTIRAIAATLKSGEGCDVEPELISKVLRGLVAVRSPHLEELLAAIFSAASTFPASGPVSVVSSLLLQEKGEPPALGKQDSDGCSLEAVWLGPCSGLLVDWLEMLDPEVVSSCPDLQQRLLFSQSTKGKGHPGPQVPSFRPYLLALLTHQSNWSTLHQCIHILLGKNREQRFDPSASLDFLWACIHIPRIWQGRDQRTPQKRREELVLRVQAPELIGLAELILAEAEARSQDGDSSACSLLQARLPLLLSCCRGGDEGVRKVTAHLTSCIQQWADSMLGRHCRDLLVYLYLQRPDLRVPVPGVLLHSEGAASSSVCKLDGLIHRFVTLLADTSDSRAAENRVADANVACRKLAVAHPILLLRHLPMIAALLHGRSHLNFQEFRQQSHLTFFLHVLGILELLQPHVFQSEHQGALWDCLLSFLRLLLNYRKSSRHLAPFISKFVQFTHKYITCNAPAAIAFLQKHSDALHDLSFDSSDLVMLKSLLAGLSLPSRDGRADRGLDEEGEDESSAGPLPLVSISLFTPLTAAEVAPYVKRLSRGQTVEDLLEVLSDVDEMSRRRPEILGFFSTSLQRLMSSAEESCRSLAFSLALRSIQSNPSIAADFLPTFMYCLGSRDFEVAQTALRNLPEYTLLCHEHAAVLLHRAFLVGMYGQMDTSAQISEALRILHMEAVM